One genomic region from Candida albicans SC5314 chromosome 6, complete sequence encodes:
- the NUP82 gene encoding linker nucleoporin (Linker nucleoporin of the nuclear pore complex; role in mRNA andexport from nucleus, protein import into nucleus, ribosomal large subunit export from nucleus, ribosomal small subunit export from nucleus; rat catheter biofilm repressed), with translation MPPIGSSDQFIHQITQQFVFQRLWTGNATTPELAPASTPYNRLVCRNNTDLFYATGNIVRCCTISPNHKNYKLFKVENQFYEVASLLMNKSGTLLAIIGEEQVDVVSLPTNVMKSSGIYVDGASFKIKNLRGKVRKCVWQTVAANDSTLVVLTDNSQIQAYDLTKSLEVPVIDVDLKRYANFANEEAISIAFGSSKNLAGGLTLYVSTLSNIYAIYPFSAKFGNLATTKEAIDIALEDTKAAMELIQEKYPVNLLDTATSTLNKAAIRQFEYYSHFKSQLSGALPIIKEVRDTHTNNPYELFVVSQTLSDWTGYSLQGPLISSNAGIKDLASIGDNDLVSILASIDANATVTYYAQLAPMLMKYNIMSTASEGAPSESSQTVCKPKYVKPKRGFGFIDNSEEEEKALVKSKQSQESFWKEELTSLDLLQRDKLPVDENDDATGFPTFFGEIDSNRFSVCVNSNKLVLVDCSWVKTFVDDLKEDKIDSVSISTNYGIASTEKEPITAFAYIKDDVTSTGEYLTVCRSKLVNDMEVIQIVDKVVSDQDEATSTLLLTEEPYKELPLTYIPSKPFSELEEELESLGKINIGADVKGNEDLNSLTVDSLSSLNSLSVRTIQVASSYTIFGIKLQSRILANLDSLKEQLHILEKVKNEYDGDQKDHTEKLEKLTEKQAKLDERIIKLQQKIFDGLNKFKQDKTLPISEAERNWFKEINSINALVNSSTDNEVGLTKKIENLSLQVHSIIEDSGKEKKPKLTAVEQLELEKRLSKLKNWLQREDKSIEILKDKLTNSLKLIGDK, from the coding sequence ATGCCACCCATAGGATCATCTGATCAATTCATTCACCAAATTACACAGCAATTTGTGTTTCAACGTTTATGGACTGGAAATGCAACAACCCCAGAGTTAGCACCAGCTTCAACCCCCTACAATCGATTGGTATGCCGTAATAATACCGATTTATTCTATGCAACTGGCAATATTGTTCGATGCTGCACAATTAGTCCCAATCATAAAAACTACAAGCTATTTAAGGTTGAGAATCAATTCTATGAAGTAGCTTCtttgttgatgaataaATCGGGTACCTTGTTAGCGATCATCGGAGAAGAGCAGGTCGATGTTGTGTCATTACCCACCAATGTTATGAAAAGTAGTGGTATTTATGTTGATGGTGCATCGTTCAAGATTAAGAATTTAAGAGGTAAGGTAAGAAAGTGTGTTTGGCAAACAGTTGCGGCAAACGATTCAACATTAGTAGTGTTGACTGATAATTCACAAATCCAAGCTTATGATTTGACAAAATCTTTGGAGGTCCCTGTgattgatgttgatttgaaaagatATGCCAACTTTGCAAATGAGGAAGCCATTTCTATTGCATTTGGGTCGTCTAAAAATTTAGCTGGTGGATTGACTTTGTATGTCTCAACATTGTCAAACATCTATGCTATTTATCCATTCAGTGCAAAATTTGGTAATTTGGCCACCACTAAAGAAGCAATTGATATAGCTTTGGAAGATACAAAAGCAGCTATGGAGTTGATTCAGGAAAAATACCCTGTAAACTTATTAGACACGGCAACTAGTACTTTGAATAAAGCAGCTATCCGACAATTTGAGTATTACCTGCATTTCAAATCCCAGTTAAGTGGCGCGTTACCAATAATTAAGGAAGTAAGAGACACTCATACAAATAATCCATACGAGctttttgttgttagtCAGACCTTAAGTGATTGGACTGGTTACAGCTTACAAGGTCCCCTCATTTCAAGTAATGCTGGTATAAAGGATTTAGCTTCAATTGGTGACAATGATTTAGTTAGTATACTTGCTAGTATTGATGCTAATGCTACAGTTACTTACTATGCTCAACTTGCACCCATGTTGATGAAGTACAACATAATGAGTACAGCAAGTGAAGGTGCACCAAGTGAATCAAGCCAAACAGTTTGCAAACCAAAGTATGTTAAACCAAAAAGAGGATTTGGTTTCATAGACAACTCCGAGGAAGAGGAGAAAGCATTGGTAAAACTGAAACAATCACAGGAAAGCTTTtggaaagaagaattgacaAGCTTGGATCTTTTGCAAAGGGACAAGCTTCcagttgatgaaaatgatgatgcTACTGGCTTCCCAACTTTCTTTGGagaaattgattctaaTAGATTCAGTGTTTGTGTGAATTCCAACAAATTGGTTTTAGTTGATTGTTCTTGGGTGAAGACTTTTGTAGACGATCTTAAAGAAGACAAAATAGATTCCGTATCGATCTCAACAAATTATGGTATTGCCTCCACAGAAAAAGAACCCATTACGGCATTTGCATATATAAAAGACGATGTCACTTCTACTGGAGAATACTTGACTGTTTGCAGAAGTAAACTTGTCAATGACATGGAAGTTATCCAGATTGTGGATAAGGTAGTGAGCGATCAGGATGAAGCCACAAGCACTTTACTATTGACAGAAGAGCCATATAAGGAATTACCATTAACATACATTCCATCTAAACCTTTCAGTGAGttggaagaagaattagaaaGTTTGGGGAAGATCAATATTGGCGCTGATGTTAAAGGCAATGAGGATTTGAATAGTTTGACTGTTGATAGTCTTTCAAGTTTGAACTCTTTATCTGTGAGGACAATTCAAGTTGCATCCTCCTATACAATATTTGGTATTAAATTGcaatcaagaattttaGCCAATTTGGATTCTTTGAAGGAACAATTACATATACTTGAAAAGGTTAAGAATGAGTATGATGGAGATCAAAAAGACCACAcagaaaaattggaaaagtTGACAGAGAAACAAGCAAAATTAGATGAACGtataataaaattacaGCAAAAGATATTTGATGGTTTGAATAAGTTCAAGCAAGACAAGACGTTGCCAATATCCGAGGCAGAAAGAAATTGGttcaaagaaatcaacTCTATCAATGCATTAGTGAATTCTTCTACAGATAATGAAGTCGGGTTGACAAAAAAGATTGAGAATTTATCGTTACAAGTTCATTCCATTATTGAAGATAGTGGAAAGGAGAAGAAACCAAAATTGACTGCTGTGGAACAGttagaattggaaaaacGATTAAGCAAATTAAAGAACTGGTTACAGCGTGAAGACAAGtctattgaaattttaaaagaCAAACTTActaattcattaaaattaatagGTGACAAATAG